TTAAGCGCGTCTATCGCATAGGATGGAGTGATATCATCGTTCGCACCTTTGACGACAACAATGCTGTTATCACCCTCGGCAAGCACGATATGGGCTGTTCCGCTTTTTTTATATGTAACCGGTTCCATATAGTCGGTGCGAACACCGTTTGCTTTTAAATTATCCAAAATGGCTGTTCCATAATGATCGTCTCCAACCTTGCCGACCATAAACACGTGTGCGCCAAGTCTGGCAGCAGCAACGGCCTGATTTGCTCCTTTGCCGCCAGGAACAGTCTGAAAAGACGTGCCAAGTACTGTTTCACCGGCTTTGGGCCGTATGTCCGAGGTAACCACTAAATCCATTGAACAGCTTCCAATTACACAAATATTACGCATTATGATCTTCCTTTCTTGTCGTCTTTCTTCTTATATAGGTGACGGGCATTTGAATGGCCGTTTCTGACAGCGGCTGTTTTTTGATGATACGCACAAGCAGTTTGGCGGCTTCTTTTCCCATATCATATGCGGGCTGTTTAATTGTAGATAGGGGAGGGAACAGCAGCTCGCTTTGCGGTATGTCATCATAGCCGATCAGTTGAATATCCTCCGGCACGTTTTTTCCGCGGCGCAAAGCTTCATGTAAAACCGCAGCGGCTTGAATATCATTACTCGCAATCACACCGTCTGTCTCAGGATAAGCGGCAAACAGCTCCTTCGCCATCGATTGCGCATCCTTGAAAGAAAATGAAAGCGTCTCGATGATCTGAAAATCAACGTCAGCCTGCTGTAAGGCTTCCAAAGCGCCGTGAAAGCGGTCTTGAGCGGTCGGCAGGTGTGCGGGGCCCCTCAAGAGTGTAATGCGCTGGCTTTTTCCGTGAATGATGGCTTCGGCCGCTAATTTTCCTCCGGTACGGCCGTCACTGGATACAGATGGAGCGCCTTCAGGTGTTCGATCCAGAAAAACGACTGGGTGATTCATGCCGCTGTATTCCTCAAGGTCCGGATAATTCGTTGCGGCAATAATGCCCGCGACATGATTTTGCTTAAAGGTTTGAAGGTACTCAAGTTCTTTTTTCAATTCCTCGTCACTGTTTCCGAAAATAAGGCGATAGCCTTCCCGGTTCAATTCATCCTCAGCACCGCGGGCAAGCTGGGGGAAGAAAGGGTTTGTGATATCCGGGAGCAAAAGCCCTATCAGCCGGGATTCTCTTTTGTAAAGAGAGCGGGCGACTTCGTTCGGAAAATAGTTCAGCCTCTCCATTGCCGCTATGACACGCGTTCTCGTTTCTTCGTGGACATAGCCGTTTTCATTCAGGACGCGTGAAACCGTCGCAACAGAAACGCCCGCCGCTCCGGCGACATCTTTAATAGTAGCCAAAACAGCTCCTCCTTATTTATGTAACCGTTTACATAGATAGATTATCATGAGTAATCCGAAGTTGGCAATCAAAATATCGAAAGACCTCTATTGTAAATGATAGATATATTTGTGAAATGTAAGGTTATCACTCTTTTTTTGACAAAGACTTCACAATTCTGGATGAAGATTTCTTGAACGAATATTAAGTTTTATTAAAATTGTTTCAAAGTCATGCGTTTAGACCTGTAAATGAGTAGAAATAGAAAAGACTATACGCCCACAAAATGTTTAATTATGTTAGAGAATTCGGACCGGTATGATTGGCGTTTTCTTATATGAGCCCATTAGTCTTTTTGGAATAGGCCCCAGATTGCCTTTTCCATGCTGAAAGGATGACATGATGCCCTTGCCCTTAAGAAACAGGATAAACGATTTTGTGTTCATAAGACCCGGAAACACGCATGGTAGCGGGAAAAGGTTGAGATCACAGGCTGAAAAAAAGATTGATTTGAAATGCATATTATATGCACACACCAATGGGTGACTATACGTCCAGAAGGATACAATGGAAGAAATGAAAGCGCATTCCTTTTGCTTTTTAAAAAAAGAGATAAGGTGTAAGTCCTGCTGTTTTCCAAAATTAGAAAACAGTTTGTAGGTACAAAATCTCTTTCAAAAGAGAAGTTTGGCTTAGTGGATGAGGGAAGATTATGTTACATAATGCCGATTGAGAATTCATAGTGATTCTATATACTGATGAATGAATTTACAACAATATAGAAGGAGATGTCGAAAAGCAATGTGGTTACTCATTATAGCCTGTGCTGTCATACTGGTCATCGGAATATTAGAAAAACGACGACATCAGAAAAACATTGATGCCCTCCCTGTTCGCGTGAATATTAACGGCATCAGAGGAAAGTCCACTGTGACAAGGCTGACAACCGGAATATTAATAGAAGCCGGTTACAAAACTGTCGGTAAAACGACAGGAACGGACGCAAGAATGATTTATTGGGATACTCCGGAGGAAAAACCGATCAAACGGAAACCTCAGGGGCCGAATATCGGCGAACAAAAAGAAGTCATGAAAGAAACAGTAGAAAGAGGGGCTAACGCTATTGTCAGTGAATGTATGGCTGTTAATCCGGATTATCAAATTATCTTTCAGGATGAACTTCTGCAAGCCAATATCGGCGTGATTGTCAACGTTTTAGAAGATCATATGGATGTCATGGGGCCGACGCTCGATGAAATTGCGGAAGCGTTTACGGCTACTATTCCTTATAACGGCCATCTTGTCATTACAGATAGTGAATATACCGAGTTCTTTAAACAAAAAGCAAAAGAACGAAACACAAAAGTCATCATTGCTGATAACTCAAAAATTACAGATGAATATTTGCGTAAATTTGAATACATGGTATTCCCTGATAACGCTTCCCTGGCACTGGGTGTGGCTCAAGCACTCGGCATTGACGAGGAAACAGCGTTTAAAGGAATGCTGAATGCGCCGCCAGATCCGGGAGCCATGAGAATACTTCCGCTGATCAGTCCGAGCGAGCCTGGGCATTTTGTAAATGGGTTTGCCGCAAACGACGCTTCTTCTACTTTGAATATATGGAAACGTGTAAAAGAAATCGGTTATCCGACCGATGATCCGATCATCATTATGAACTGCCGCGCAGACCGTGTAGATCGGACACAGCAATTCGCAAATGACGTATTGCCTTATATTGAAGCAAGTGAACTGATCTTAATCGGCGAAACAACTGAGCCGATCGTAAAAGCCTATGAAGAAGGCAAAATTCCTGCAGACAAACTGCATGATCTAGAGTACAAGTCAACAGAAGAAATTATGGAATTGTTAAAGAAAAGAATGCACAACCGTGTCATATATGGCGTCGGCAATATTCATGGCGCCGCAGAGCCTTTAATTGAAAAAATCCACGAATACAAGGTTAAGCAGCTCGTAAGCTAGGAGGAAATGCAGACATGTTCGGATCAGATTTATACATCGCACTTATTTTAGGTGTACTACTCAGTTTGATTTTTGCAGAAAAAACAGGAATCGTGCCGGCAGGGCTTGTTGTACCGGGATATTTAGGACTTGTGTTTAATCAGCCGGTCTTTATTTTACTTGTTTTGCTAGTGAGCCTGCTCACTTATGTGATTGTGAAATACGGTTTATCGAAATTTATGATTTTGTACGGACGCAGAAAATTCGCTGCCATGCTGATCACAGGGATTGTCCTGAAAATCGCGTTTGATTTTCTATACCCGATTGTACCATTTGAAATCGCAGAATTTCGAGGAATCGGCATCATCGTGCCAGGTTTAATTGCCAATACCATTCAGAAACAAGGTTTAACCATTACGTTCGGAAGCACGCTGCTATTGAGCGGAGCGACCTTTGCTATCATGTTTGTTTACTACTTAATTTAATGTAAGGTGTGTCAAACGATGAAAAAAGAACTAAGCTTTCATGAAAAGCTGCTAAAGCTGACAAAACAGCAAAAAAAGAAAACCAACAAGCACGTATTTATTGCCATTCCAATCGTTTTTGTCCTCATGTTCGCTTTTATGTGGGCGGGAAAAGCAGAAACACCGAAGGTCAAAACGTATGCTGATGACGTTCTCTCCGCCTCATTTGTCGGCGATATTATGATGGGCCGCTATGTTGAAAAAGTAACGAAGCAAAAAGGGGCAGACAGTATTTTTCAGTATGTTGAACCGATCTTTAAAGCCTCTGATTATGTAGCCGGAAACTTTGAAAACCCGGTGACCTATAAAAAGAATTATAAACAAGCAGAAAAAGAAATTCATCTCCAGACGAATAAGGAATCAGTGAAAGTCTTGAAGGATATGAACTTCACGGTCCTCAACAGCGCAAACAACCACGCAATGGATTACGGCGCTCAGGGCATGAGAGATACATTAGAAGAATTCGCGAAGCAAAACCTTGATATCGTTGGAGCGGGATACAGCTTAAGCGATGCAAAAAAGAATATCTCGTACCAGAAAGTCAATGGGGTAACGATTGCGACACTTGGCTTTACGGATGTGTCTGGAAAAGGCTTCGCAGCTAAAAAGAAAACACCGGGCGTGCTGCCCGCAGATCCTGAAATCTTTATCCCGATGATTTCAGAAGCGAAACAACATGCAGACATTGTCGTTGTGCAGTCACACTGGGGACAAGAGTATGACAATGATCCAAACGACCGCCAGCGCCAGCTTGCAAGAGCCATGTCTGATGCGGGAGCTGATATTATTGTTGGCCATCACCCGCACGTTTTAGAACCGATTGAAGTGTATAACGGAACCGTGATTTTCTACAGCCTCGGCAACTTTGTCTTTGATCAGGGCTGGACGAGAACGAGAGACAGCGCACTGGTTCAGTATCACCTGAAGAAAAACGGAACAGGCCGCTTTGAAGTGACACCGATTGATATCCATGAAGCGACGCCTGCGCCGGTGAAAAAAGGAAGCCTTAAACAAAAAACGATTATTCGCGAACTCACGAAAGATTCTAATTTCGAATGGAAAGCCGAAGACGGAAAATTGACGTTTGAAGTTGATCATAGCGACAAACTAAAATCTAAATAATCGGAGTGATAAAGATGAAATTTGTTAAAGCGATCTGGCCGTTTGTTGCAGTAGCCATCGTATTCATGTTTATGTCAGCTTTTAAATTCAATGATCATCTGACAGATCAGGAAAAGCAGAAAATTGATACGGAAATGCACAAAATCCAGCAGCAGGAAGAAACGGCAAGTACCAATAAATAATTCAAAAAAGAGAGTGCCTGTGGAGGCATTCTCTTTTTATTTGCCCAGCATACTCAGTTTGTAAAAATATCAAAAAGTCCCTTAACATATTGAAAAAATTACCGATGATAAAACTGCAAAAAGAGGAGGAGATAATAAAAGTGAACACACTGGCAAACTGGAAGAGGTTTTTGCTTGTGGCGGTTATCATTGTTTTTATGGGTTCAATTATCACAAAAGCGGAAATTGCGGAGGCTGATACGTCATCTGAACTGATGATCAGCCAAGCGAAAAAACTGCTTGGGTATCAGTATAAATACGGCGGCGAAACGCCGAAAGAGGGATTCGATCCGTCGGGGTTGATTCAATACGTGTTCAGCAGGGCTGAGATTCATCTGCCGAGATCTGTGAAAGATCAGTACAAAGTCGGAACGGCCGTAAAGCCGGTAGACCTGAAGCCGGGAGACATTTTGTTTTTTAAGAAAAAGGGAAGCAGCGGGACTTCTCCGACACATGTCGCTTTTTACATCGGAGACGGCCAAATGATCCACAGCACACAGTCAAAAGGGGTTATCATCACCAATTACACAAAAAGCAGCTATTGGAGCGGCTCTTATATCGGCGCGAGACGCATCTTAGCCGATCCGGCAACTGCTAATGTTCCAGTCGTTCAGGAGGCCGAAAAATATATCGGCATTCCATATGTGTTTGGCGGAAGCACACCGTCAGAGGGCTTTGATTGCTCAGGGCTTGTGCAATATGTGTTTCAAAAGGCACTCGGCATTTATCTGCCGCGATCAGCCGAACAGCAGTGGACAGTCGGAGAGAAGGTAGCGCCTCAGAACATCAAGCCAGGTGATGTCGTGTATTTCAGCAATACGTACAAAACCGGCATTTCACATGCGGGCATTTATGCAGGCGGAGGAAGATTTATTCAGGCAAGCCGGTCAGAAAAAGTAACCATTTCCTACTTGTCTGAGGATTACTGGAAGTCGAAGATGACAGGCATTCGCCGATTTAACAACCTGGCCATTCCGAAAGAAAATCCAATCGTGTCTGAAGCAACGCTTTATGTCGGAGAGGTTCCTTACAAAATAGGCGGGGTTTCGCCAGAGACTGGGTTCGATACAGCTGGTTTTGTCCAGTATGTATATCAGAAAGCAGCCGGTATTTCTCTGCCTCGATACGCAACAAGCCAATACAAAATCGGAACTAAGGTTCAGAAGGCGGATCTGAAACCGGGAGACATTGTGTTCTTCCAATCAACTAGCTTAAATCCCGCGATCTATATCGGAAACGGACAAGTTGTTCATGTCACATTATCAAATGGTGTAACCATTACCAATATGAACACGAGCACGTATTGGAAAGATAAATACGCTGGCAGCATACGGTTGCAATAATAAAAAGACTCCAGAATCTCTGGAGTCTTTTTGTTTATGCATATTGCCCGGAAAGAAGCTGGTCAATAAAGTAAGCCACACCATTTTCATCATTGCTTTTTGTGACAAAGGTGCTTTTTTCTTTTAATTCATCGATTGCATTTTCCATGGCGATGCGGTGTCCGGCGATCTCGAACATCGACAAATCGTTCGGACTATCGCCGATCGCATAGATATCCTTTGTGTCAATCCCGTATATGCCAGCCAGCTCTGTCAGCGCGCGTCCTTTTCCCGAAGAGGCCGGCAGGATTTCGATAATATGTTTTCCGGAAGAAGTTTGCGCCAGTTTTTTATGATGCTTTAGCTCTTCTTTCGCTTGTTTCAGCTTGTCCATATCAAAGGAGAAGCATAGAACCTTATAAATGTTTTCGCTGCCGTCAAAAACCGATTCAATTTGAGGGATCGGTTTAATGCCAAACTGCTTGAACTGAGTCATGGCCCCTTGCCATAATTCATCCGTCTTTTCGCTTGGATTAGCGCTCTTTAAAATATCAAGCTCCGCATGCAGCTTATCCTCGCCGTCAAAAGGAGAAAGCAGATGATCATCTGTATAGACCTCAAAGTAAATGTTTTTTGACAGTAAGTAATCAGCGATCGCCTTACCGGCCTCCTGATCCATTAACGTCCGGCTGATCAGGCGGTAGCCTTTGTCGTGAACCGTTCCGCCATTTGCCGCAATGATAGGGATGTCAAGGTCGTCCAGCAGCGCTTTTACATCAAACGTTGCTCTTCCCGTGCAAATGGTGACGAGGATGCCGGCATCAATGGCCCGCTTGATCGCCGCTCTGTTTTCAGCAGAAATGACGCTTTCCTTATTCAGTAATGTTCCGTCTAAATCAATCGCAATACATTTCATATGTAGGGGAACCTCCTTAAAAATGAAGCTGCTTCGTGTAGTATGTTCAGCTTTCCTGCGAAACATTTACCATATATATCAGGCTAAACGTTACTTTGAAAATTTTCAACAAAATAGGTAAAAAAAATCGGAATGGCAAAGGCCATTCCATTCAAGTCAGTTATTTAGGGCATTTTTTAGTTCAGTTTTAACTTCTTCAAGTTTTTCGTCATCAAGTCGCAAATAATACAGTTTTTTACCTTCACGTGAGCTATATTGGTACATGTCTGATCCAGTAAGCTGCTCAGAATCAACTGATTTTAAAGATGTTATAAAAGGAAATAAACCGATGGCATCATTTAACGATAAATTCATTTTTAAATTTTTCCCTAAACTATCAACAATATCATCATAAGCTGGAATAGAGCTTAAGGACTTTGATTTTGTCATAATGGCATTTAAGACTTCCATTTGTCTTTGACCACGTTGAAAGTCTGTATCAGCTTTTCTCGTTCTAACATATGCAAGTGCCTCTTCACCATCAAGAGTTTGAACACCAGTTTTTAAGATAACTTTTCCTTTGGTATCTTTTTTGATTTGCTTCGCAACTTTTTCACTTTTCACGTCTACACTCACACCATTTAACTCATCAACAACATCTTTAAAGGCATCAAAGTTACTTTCTACTACATAATCTACTGGAATATCCAACAGATCTTCAACTGTTTTGGCCGTGAGTTTTACGCCGCCGTATGCATGGGCATGAGTAAATTTATCATAGCCATAGCCTGGAATATTTACATAGGAGTCCCGAGGGATGCTCAACATTGTAGCTGTTTTGTTTTTTCGGTTAAACGTAACCAATACATTAGCGTCACTCCGGGCATCATCAACTGTCTCACCCTTTTCATCTCTGGCATCAATACCGAGAAGCAGTACAGTAAAAGAATCTTTTTTTGGATCAAATTCTTTAATACGTTTAACGGACTGACCATTTTCATTCAAATCGATATGAGCTTGTTTTGACGCATTGCTCAGCTTGACATAAGCATAGGCGCCGACAGATCCTGCCGCAATGACTAGAAAAGCCATCAAACCGGCAACGATTTTCACCCATTTTCTAAGTCTTCTCTTTTTCTTTCTGCGGTGTGTTCGTTCTTCCATATCAATAACCTCTCGTTTCTTTAATATTTGAAGAGTACCATTTATTTTGCCATGGGGCAACTCCTTGAAAGACATTTTTCGATAAATATTCCTATATTTATATGATCCTATTCTTGAGAATAAATATTTTTAATGCACTGAATCACCTTATATTGGACGCTGTAGCAAATAAAATGTTTCGATGACGAAGAAAAAAATGTGAGAGAATGATTGGAAATGTTGTAGTCTGCGAGAGCGAAAAGGTTTAATGGCCAGAAAAAGAGGCTAAAAGATTTCTAATAAACTTCGCAACGATGTCATTAAGCTGATGGAGAAAGGGAGTCATTGTTATGAAAAAACAGTCGAATATATGGCTTTATTTTTTCGGCGCTCTTGGAGGCGCGCTATACGGGTATGATACCGGAGTCATTTCCGGCGCTATTTTATTTATGAAAAAGGATTTAGGATTAAATGCGTTTACAGAAGGGCTTGTTGTCAGCTCTTTATTGGTAGGGGCCATATTAGGTTCAGGCACGGCAGGCAAGCTGACTGACCGTTTCGGGAGAAAAAAAGCAATTATGGCGGCCGCGCTGCTGTTTTGTATAGGCGGTCTGGGTGTGGCACTCGCCCCAAATACGGGAGTTATGGTGCTGTTTCGCATGATATTAGGACTTGCAGTCGGAACTTCGACGACGATCGTGCCGCTCTATTTATCTGAACTGGCGCCGAAGCATAAGCGCGGGGCGCTGTCATCGCTGAATCAGCTGATGATCACGGTCGGTATCCTTCTTTCCTACATTGTCAATTACATATTTGCCGACGCCGAAGCGTGGCGCTGGATGCTTGGATTGGCTGTTGTGCCGTCGCTGCTGCTTCTCATTGGCATTTTGTTCATGCCGGAGAGCCCGCGCTGGCTGTTCACGAATGGCGAAGAAGGCAAAGCGAAAAAGGTTCTTGAAAAATTGCGTGGCACAAACGATATTGACGAGGAGATACATGATATTCAAGAGGCCGAAAAACAGGATGAAGGCGGCCTGAAGGAACTGTTCGATCCATGGGTGCGTCCCGCGCTGATTGCCGGCTTGGGACTGGCGTTTTTGCAGCAGTTTATCGGAACGAACACGATCATCTATTATGCGCCAAAGACCTTTACAAACGTCGGATTCGGAGACTCCGCTTCGATTTTAGGAACGGTCGGAATCGGCACAGTTAATGTTCTCATGACATTAGTAGCGATTAAAATCATCGACAAGATCGGAAGAAAGCCCCTATTGTTATTCGGGAATGCCGGCATGGTGATCAGCTTGATCGTTCTCGCTCTGGTGAATCTCTTTTTCAATAACACTGCGGCTGCTTCATGGACGACAGTCATTTGCTTAGGTGTGTTTATCGTAGTCTTTGCGGTCAGCTGGGGACCGGTTGTCTGGGTGATGCTTCCTGAATTGTTCCCGCTCCATGTCAGAGGAATCGGAACAGGTGTATCAACCTTGGTGCTTCACTTTGGGACATTGATTGTTTCACTAACCTATCCAATCTTAATGGAGGCAATCGGCATCAGTTATTTATTCCTGATTTATGCCGCGATTGGTATCATGGCGTTCTTGTTTGTCCGGTTTAAAGTGACAGAGACGAAGGGAAAAAGCCTTGAAGAAATTGAGCAGGATTTACGGGACAAAAACGGACAGGGAGGTTCGTCTGGAAAACAGCAGACGGCCCAAACATAAAAAAGGGTGCGCGATCCTGCGCACCCTTTTGCTATGGCTCACTTTCCTACTGTGCCGAAGTTAATGATTTTGAAAGAAATATCGTACGTGAGATCTGCCTCAGAAAATACGTCATCCCAATGTCCTTTTACCTTATGCCAGTATTCTGGGTATTGAACCCGAATATGGTCGGAAAAAAAGACCGGATCGGTTTTATACTCATGCTGCAGTTTATTCATGACCTTCTTTACATCGCGCTCAAGTTTTTCCTCGAAAATATTTTCCAGCCTGTTCAAATAGCTCTTGCTAAAGGAGTTTTCATTCGGATTTTGGTCTTCTGTCAGGATGCCCTTTGTTTGGACAGAAATCTGAAAAACAGGCTTTCCGTTTTTAATGGCCGGCTTGATTTTCGTTTTTGATTTTTTGATCTCAAACGTAATCGGATGTCCTTTATCTGTCGTTGGCATGACGCCGCCTTGAATCGTCCCCATGACCCATGTCAGCGCTTGTGTTTCATCTGCTGACAGAAATCCAACGAGTTTATTGCTGCCGCTTTTAATAATGCCCGCCCCATCATACTTTGCTTTTCCCTTTTGGTTTTTCACGGCTTGAATGAGGAAGCTGTAGCCATTTTGGCAATATACGGAGGCTCTGCCGATGCGAAGCGGCATCATAATCTTACCGTTATATCCTCTGTGAGTTGTCAGATCAATCAGTTTTTCGGTGGGCATCGGCTGCTGCTGGTTGGGGCTTCCTTTTGTGAAGATATCAGCCGCTTTCCCTTTGGCTGCCATCAAATAGCTGCTTCGCCGCAGCTCGTCATCTCGAATAAAATGGTTAAGGACTTGATCTATGCTTTGATTCTTCATCAGTTTTTCTCCCAAAAGAATCACTTTTAAATGATCGCTATAAATAGGAGGGTCCTTGATAGATACATCACTGACTGCTTCCAGAATGGTTTTCCCGTTGGATGTCACATGAACAAATTCAGGTTTACCGGATGCTTGGCTGTCTTCACTTTGGGGCAGAAGGTTTTGGTACATTAATTTATACTGATCATCCTCTGTCTCATCAATTGCCAGTCCTCTGGCGAAGGATAGTTTCTCTATATTTTTGACATCCCAGCACCCGCAGAGCATCTGCAGCATGAGAAACATGACCGCAAGTTTTATTATGATCTTCATCCAAGCCGCCCCCTCCCAAGTTTTTTCTGTACCCAGCTTACAAACCAGGTGAAGAATGGGATTAAAATTACAAATAAAAAAACATATCCGAGAAGTGTCCCGTAATAAAATACGTCATTCAGGTCCTTGGGATACATCGTAATGAAATATGTAGCAGCCAGCATTGCCGCCAA
The Bacillus vallismortis genome window above contains:
- a CDS encoding LacI family DNA-binding transcriptional regulator; the protein is MATIKDVAGAAGVSVATVSRVLNENGYVHEETRTRVIAAMERLNYFPNEVARSLYKRESRLIGLLLPDITNPFFPQLARGAEDELNREGYRLIFGNSDEELKKELEYLQTFKQNHVAGIIAATNYPDLEEYSGMNHPVVFLDRTPEGAPSVSSDGRTGGKLAAEAIIHGKSQRITLLRGPAHLPTAQDRFHGALEALQQADVDFQIIETLSFSFKDAQSMAKELFAAYPETDGVIASNDIQAAAVLHEALRRGKNVPEDIQLIGYDDIPQSELLFPPLSTIKQPAYDMGKEAAKLLVRIIKKQPLSETAIQMPVTYIRRKTTRKEDHNA
- the pgsB gene encoding poly-gamma-glutamate synthase PgsB, encoding MWLLIIACAVILVIGILEKRRHQKNIDALPVRVNINGIRGKSTVTRLTTGILIEAGYKTVGKTTGTDARMIYWDTPEEKPIKRKPQGPNIGEQKEVMKETVERGANAIVSECMAVNPDYQIIFQDELLQANIGVIVNVLEDHMDVMGPTLDEIAEAFTATIPYNGHLVITDSEYTEFFKQKAKERNTKVIIADNSKITDEYLRKFEYMVFPDNASLALGVAQALGIDEETAFKGMLNAPPDPGAMRILPLISPSEPGHFVNGFAANDASSTLNIWKRVKEIGYPTDDPIIIMNCRADRVDRTQQFANDVLPYIEASELILIGETTEPIVKAYEEGKIPADKLHDLEYKSTEEIMELLKKRMHNRVIYGVGNIHGAAEPLIEKIHEYKVKQLVS
- the pgsC gene encoding poly-gamma-glutamate biosynthesis protein PgsC, with the translated sequence MFGSDLYIALILGVLLSLIFAEKTGIVPAGLVVPGYLGLVFNQPVFILLVLLVSLLTYVIVKYGLSKFMILYGRRKFAAMLITGIVLKIAFDFLYPIVPFEIAEFRGIGIIVPGLIANTIQKQGLTITFGSTLLLSGATFAIMFVYYLI
- the pgsA gene encoding capsular polyglutamate synthetase PgsA, producing MKKELSFHEKLLKLTKQQKKKTNKHVFIAIPIVFVLMFAFMWAGKAETPKVKTYADDVLSASFVGDIMMGRYVEKVTKQKGADSIFQYVEPIFKASDYVAGNFENPVTYKKNYKQAEKEIHLQTNKESVKVLKDMNFTVLNSANNHAMDYGAQGMRDTLEEFAKQNLDIVGAGYSLSDAKKNISYQKVNGVTIATLGFTDVSGKGFAAKKKTPGVLPADPEIFIPMISEAKQHADIVVVQSHWGQEYDNDPNDRQRQLARAMSDAGADIIVGHHPHVLEPIEVYNGTVIFYSLGNFVFDQGWTRTRDSALVQYHLKKNGTGRFEVTPIDIHEATPAPVKKGSLKQKTIIRELTKDSNFEWKAEDGKLTFEVDHSDKLKSK
- the edmS gene encoding extrachromosomal elements maintenance protein EdmS, which produces MKFVKAIWPFVAVAIVFMFMSAFKFNDHLTDQEKQKIDTEMHKIQQQEETASTNK
- a CDS encoding C40 family peptidase, whose protein sequence is MNTLANWKRFLLVAVIIVFMGSIITKAEIAEADTSSELMISQAKKLLGYQYKYGGETPKEGFDPSGLIQYVFSRAEIHLPRSVKDQYKVGTAVKPVDLKPGDILFFKKKGSSGTSPTHVAFYIGDGQMIHSTQSKGVIITNYTKSSYWSGSYIGARRILADPATANVPVVQEAEKYIGIPYVFGGSTPSEGFDCSGLVQYVFQKALGIYLPRSAEQQWTVGEKVAPQNIKPGDVVYFSNTYKTGISHAGIYAGGGRFIQASRSEKVTISYLSEDYWKSKMTGIRRFNNLAIPKENPIVSEATLYVGEVPYKIGGVSPETGFDTAGFVQYVYQKAAGISLPRYATSQYKIGTKVQKADLKPGDIVFFQSTSLNPAIYIGNGQVVHVTLSNGVTITNMNTSTYWKDKYAGSIRLQ
- the ywtE gene encoding 5-amino-6-(5-phospho-D-ribitylamino)uracil phosphatase YwtE; amino-acid sequence: MKCIAIDLDGTLLNKESVISAENRAAIKRAIDAGILVTICTGRATFDVKALLDDLDIPIIAANGGTVHDKGYRLISRTLMDQEAGKAIADYLLSKNIYFEVYTDDHLLSPFDGEDKLHAELDILKSANPSEKTDELWQGAMTQFKQFGIKPIPQIESVFDGSENIYKVLCFSFDMDKLKQAKEELKHHKKLAQTSSGKHIIEILPASSGKGRALTELAGIYGIDTKDIYAIGDSPNDLSMFEIAGHRIAMENAIDELKEKSTFVTKSNDENGVAYFIDQLLSGQYA
- a CDS encoding LCP family protein, with the translated sequence MEERTHRRKKKRRLRKWVKIVAGLMAFLVIAAGSVGAYAYVKLSNASKQAHIDLNENGQSVKRIKEFDPKKDSFTVLLLGIDARDEKGETVDDARSDANVLVTFNRKNKTATMLSIPRDSYVNIPGYGYDKFTHAHAYGGVKLTAKTVEDLLDIPVDYVVESNFDAFKDVVDELNGVSVDVKSEKVAKQIKKDTKGKVILKTGVQTLDGEEALAYVRTRKADTDFQRGQRQMEVLNAIMTKSKSLSSIPAYDDIVDSLGKNLKMNLSLNDAIGLFPFITSLKSVDSEQLTGSDMYQYSSREGKKLYYLRLDDEKLEEVKTELKNALNN
- a CDS encoding sugar porter family MFS transporter; translated protein: MKKQSNIWLYFFGALGGALYGYDTGVISGAILFMKKDLGLNAFTEGLVVSSLLVGAILGSGTAGKLTDRFGRKKAIMAAALLFCIGGLGVALAPNTGVMVLFRMILGLAVGTSTTIVPLYLSELAPKHKRGALSSLNQLMITVGILLSYIVNYIFADAEAWRWMLGLAVVPSLLLLIGILFMPESPRWLFTNGEEGKAKKVLEKLRGTNDIDEEIHDIQEAEKQDEGGLKELFDPWVRPALIAGLGLAFLQQFIGTNTIIYYAPKTFTNVGFGDSASILGTVGIGTVNVLMTLVAIKIIDKIGRKPLLLFGNAGMVISLIVLALVNLFFNNTAAASWTTVICLGVFIVVFAVSWGPVVWVMLPELFPLHVRGIGTGVSTLVLHFGTLIVSLTYPILMEAIGISYLFLIYAAIGIMAFLFVRFKVTETKGKSLEEIEQDLRDKNGQGGSSGKQQTAQT
- a CDS encoding Ger(x)C family spore germination protein produces the protein MKIIIKLAVMFLMLQMLCGCWDVKNIEKLSFARGLAIDETEDDQYKLMYQNLLPQSEDSQASGKPEFVHVTSNGKTILEAVSDVSIKDPPIYSDHLKVILLGEKLMKNQSIDQVLNHFIRDDELRRSSYLMAAKGKAADIFTKGSPNQQQPMPTEKLIDLTTHRGYNGKIMMPLRIGRASVYCQNGYSFLIQAVKNQKGKAKYDGAGIIKSGSNKLVGFLSADETQALTWVMGTIQGGVMPTTDKGHPITFEIKKSKTKIKPAIKNGKPVFQISVQTKGILTEDQNPNENSFSKSYLNRLENIFEEKLERDVKKVMNKLQHEYKTDPVFFSDHIRVQYPEYWHKVKGHWDDVFSEADLTYDISFKIINFGTVGK